One Terriglobia bacterium genomic window, GCAACAGCTTGTCCTTTTCGGAAATCTTTTGATAAGCCGTGCGGATGTTTTCGGATTCAAAAACGTAGCGGTTGTGCAGGATGAATGGCAGATACTGGTCCAGCGTCTGCTCGCGGAACCGGGCCTGCAATCCCAGCGTCCGCAGAGCGCTTTGCCAGCCCGCCAGCGATTTCTTACCCGGGAGCCCGGCATTTTCCACCGCGCTGTGCATGCGGTCAATGATGGCCTGCGCGCGCTGGATGCGCTTCTCCAATCTCTGCCGTCTTGCACGCGCCTGTTTAACGGAAATAAAGCGTGCCCGCCCGCGCGAAGCGGCGATGCGGATGGGCAGCCTTCCTTTGCCGTTCCGGTCCACCCTTTTTCGCGCTTCCTGCCGCAGCAGATTCACCAGCGGCCCCAGCCGGATGGGGTTCATGTCCGCCGTCCCCAACTGATAGACTTTTTCAGCGTGGCCGTCGAGCAGCAGCGCGCTCACTGCCAGGATGGCCGCTGCCACCAGGTCCACAGGAACCACTTCCAGAGGCGTGTTGCGCCGCACGGGCCAGTGCTTCAGGCCGCTCATGGCCATCAGCACCAGCGGCGCCGCCGTCCTTCCGCCTTCAATCCAGCCGGGGAAAGGAAACCGCAACGCGCTTTCAACAATGGCCGGGCGCACGATGGACCAGTCCAGATCCTTCTCCCTGGCAATCAACTGTTCGCCCAGGCTCTTGGAATAGGTATAGGTGTTGACCCATCCCCAATGTTCCGCCCGCCGCCTACCCAGCGCAACCAGTTTCTGCGCCGTTTCCCTGGAGCGTGCCTGCGGCTTCCCAGTTTCCTGGCCCCCTTCGGGTTCCGTGATCAGGCCGATCTGCTCGCGACAATAAGCGAGCTCGTTGAGAGCGTCGAACGCGGTGTCATCGGGACCCTTGCGGTGCGGATAGAAGCCCAGGATGGGCTCCGTTTCTTCAATCAGGCCGTTGGCCTCGCCGGAAACAAAGCAGGTGGATACGTGCAGCAGCCGGGCGCCCGCGCGTTTTGCCAGCGCGGTGGCGTTCTCGACGCCGTCCACATTGGCCTGGAGCGATTCTTCAACCGGCGGGAAAAACTCCACTTTGCCGGCGCAGTTGATGATCAGCTTCACCCTGGCTGCAATCATCTTCAGCGCCTGCTCGTCGAGCCCGCAGTCGGGCCGGCTGAGTTCGCCCGGCCAGACGCTGACCCTTTCCCATACGAATTTTTCGCCCCGTGCGGCAATCAGCGCGGCCATGACGGGCGAGTCCATGACCTGGGCCTTGAAGCGCTCCTCCGCGGAGAGGCCCTGGCCGGGCCGCAGCAGCACGTGGAGATGTT contains:
- a CDS encoding SDR family oxidoreductase, which gives rise to MFRDNEILLTGGNGFLGKVILAMLLERYPDLKHLHVLLRPGQGLSAEERFKAQVMDSPVMAALIAARGEKFVWERVSVWPGELSRPDCGLDEQALKMIAARVKLIINCAGKVEFFPPVEESLQANVDGVENATALAKRAGARLLHVSTCFVSGEANGLIEETEPILGFYPHRKGPDDTAFDALNELAYCREQIGLITEPEGGQETGKPQARSRETAQKLVALGRRRAEHWGWVNTYTYSKSLGEQLIAREKDLDWSIVRPAIVESALRFPFPGWIEGGRTAAPLVLMAMSGLKHWPVRRNTPLEVVPVDLVAAAILAVSALLLDGHAEKVYQLGTADMNPIRLGPLVNLLRQEARKRVDRNGKGRLPIRIAASRGRARFISVKQARARRQRLEKRIQRAQAIIDRMHSAVENAGLPGKKSLAGWQSALRTLGLQARFREQTLDQYLPFILHNRYVFESENIRTAYQKISEKDKLLLPWDPERIHWKNYWIHHQIAGIERWVQPEAVKEWSFKI